The window ttagagtcttttttttccctccttctcccttttctcaCTGGCTTCAACAATTGGGTATTTTTAAAGTCAGGTTTTgtgtaacttttaaaatttcattaagcTCTGCATGTGATGAGCCTGACTGTATACCTTCATACATATCATACAACCTGCTGTTGTGAAGGAATAGCTGGTGGTTATGGATGTTGATGCTGAAAGCTTCATTTTCATTAACTTTGTATTAATGGTCATTACTGTTAATTCTGTGAGACTGCGGAAGAAGTTGCTACTCGCCAAGAATATCCATAGAAATCTTTATATCGGCTGTATGTGTTCTAACAGTTAAAAGCAAAATGGCTTAAAAAAAGGATGTTTAAGTGTTGAATTCTTTCAGCGATGGGCTATATTAAGCCTGCATTCAAACCCTCTTTCTTCTATGGAAAACACAATACGAATGTGCTGTTGGCAACTGATTCTTGTGCAGAACCCACAATGCCCATATTTGAGTACCAGAAGAGTTCTAGGATTCCAACAGTTGATCGATGTAAAGCAGGTTTAGCACTTCAAGAAAGCGAGCTTTTACTACGTGGTCATTAACTGTAAAAATTTTTTCAGAATTTGTGAACTAGTGGGAGTGTATGATGAAGGAAACTTCAGCTTCAACAATGCTTGGACTTACTTGGTTATACTAAACAACATGTCACAGCTAGTGAGTATCAAGAGTACATATTTCTGCTCTTTTAAGTCATCGTATTAGTATCATGTGAATATTCTCTGTGAACTATTGACAGTAATTGTGTTAATGTCTGGTAATTCTTACGGGAAGAGTATTTCCCACTGTAAATCAAAGTTGCTATCTGTTAAATACTGTATATGTAAAATACTAGGAAAACAGATCATCTAAAACTTTTCTTATCTTTACTACAAATCTCCATAAAGCAATGAAGTGTCCCACCTCTCTAGCACAGACTGTTTGACGGGTGAAACACCATGGCCCAGGCACGTTAGAGCTGTAGACTCTCCCCTCTGCAGAAGGGATGACTTCACTCGCCCCCGTAGCTTCCTCCCAGCATGCAAAGAATCAGCAGTGGCTGCGTTAAAAATACCATGTCACAAAGCTGGTGGAAACAATATTGATAGGAAAACTGGCAACGGCGCATGGAGCGCTGAGATTCTGGCCTGCCTAACGCTTGCTCTTGGTTCAGCTGGCAGGTGATGGCAGGGCAGGGCCAAGATGTCAACCGCTGGACTTGAAGGTTTTATTTTGGAGGCTAGGGGTTGGATTTAGTGGCTTTCTGGGAATGCAGAGGaatcattttctgtttcactCGAGGCACATTACACGAGCTATTGCCCAGAGCGGCAGCTCTGGCTCCTTGCTGCGTAGCCTTCTCGCCTCCAAGCTGCTCCTTTTGGTGACGGCAGCAGGAGTCAGGACAGCACGACATCTCCTCTGGAAAGGGCcgtcctcctcctgctcccacccctgTGTCTCATGGGCGGCTGTTAGGGAAGGAGCTGTACCTGCTTTCTGCTGTGACAACAGTCCCAGCAGCAGCATGTACTTCGGCATGTCCTCGTTGACATCATCGCTTAAAGAAACTCGAGGGGAAGAGTCTTGGAGAATGTGCATGCAGAGGTGAGGTCAGTTGCTTAGGTTTGGCTGAGCATTAGTTTGGTGGCTCGCTGTTGTTAGGAAACTTGTTAAGATTTGCAGGAAGATTGCATAGAGGCAACATCTGAGGTGTTCTTAACAGAAGCCTGAAAGAACGTGCTTTTTTTTATGCCGTTTTCCCAAGAGATGCGCTTGGCATTGAGAAGATTTTACGGGACCTTCCTGTGCTTTGCTTTACTGTGTAGATAGATGACCTCAGTCTCCGTCTGCCAATACCACACATTTCAGAAATACAATTTCAGGccaaaaaaaagtctgctttaaAACATTAAGGCAAAGATTCCATAAATCCAGAGCCTCTTTTCTAAAATAGTTATCTTTTACGTTTCTATCGTACTGTGataattatgggtttttttgtaactgaAGCGATGCTGCAAAACAACTccctcagaaaacaaacaaggatttgaaagcttttctttgttttcttttccttgttagTTTGCTATGTATTGTCTGGTGCTGTTTTATAAAGTACTACGTGAAGAACTGAACCCTATCCAACCTGTTGGCAAGTTCCTTTGTGTGAAGATGGTAGTTTTTGTTTCGTTCTGGTAAGTTAATTATTTACTCATTACTTGCTCTTGGGGTGGATCAcgaaagaggaaaaaaggctgGATTTGTTACTGAAGTTAGAGGCCTCAAAAAATCTACCCATATTCCTAAGGAAGTGCTGTGAGGGGAAAAGGGCGCTAGTATGTTGGACAGAGCAGTCTTATTCACTTGAGATCATTTTTTAGACTTGCTATTTTATAAGGTGATTCTCAGgaacataatttattttagagtCTTCAATTGCagcaatttcaaaacaaaaaaaaaaaggttattttttaaaataaaagttaaaaaatatttcactttttcagAATTTACTATAAATTACAGTTTAAGCATTGCTCACACTTAGCTGCTCATGAGTGAGTGCATTTGACTATCTGAACGTTAATCTGTGGGCTGTGCTGATGCCCTTGAGAGAGAAGCAACTTGTTCTGTAACTGGAACAACAAACTCTTCTTTGGTTCTGTACTCTGTTGGTCTTTAGGACCACAGATGAATGACATCGCTTTTTAagtctcttttccttctcttaaaATCtataaacagtaattttttttgagTGTACATACATACGAACAGGCCTTGTTTACCAGATTTGCTTGCAGGTTGTTTGGTGGTACTGTTACAATAACGGAAAATAATCTTTATAGGCAAGCTGTGCTCATTGCATTGTTGGTGAAAGTCGGTGTTATTTCTGAGAAACACACCTGGGAATGGCAAAGTGTGGAAGCTGTGGCTACAGGCCTACAGGTAGGAGCAGCTAATTACTACTGGGGAGGAATGGCTACGTGTAAGACGACATAGCTGATCTTGAGCAGATGTTGTCACAGTCACTAATTAAGACAGGCTAGGATAGTCTGGGGAAAGTTTCAGCCAGTCATCCCCAGTGAGTTTTATGCTCAACGCTTACATATCCATGTGCTGGGCAGAAAGAATGTGCCCCAGTTAAATACTTCTGTTCGATAGCCTTGCATTTCTTCTTGCAAGAATTCATTGTAGAGCTGCTTCTTGTTGAATCTCCACTTCCAGCAAGTCAGTCCATCAGGCAAGGACTGATTCCAGTATGTGTGGAGTACCCGTGGCCCTCTGAAGCCTACCAAGAATACCCTGCCTCTGGTGCCAGTATCCCAAGGCACTTGCAGTCTTTTGGTTGGAGAAGAAACCGTTTTTTCTCTAGTTATGATTGATTAAGTCAATCTCTCTCTCATTGCAGGATTTTATCATTTGTGTGGAGATGTTCCTGGCTGCTATTGCGCATCACTACAGTTTCTCCTATAAACCTTATGTTCAGGAGGCTGAAGAAGGGTCATGCTTTGACTCTTTTCTTGCAATGTGGGATATTTCTGATATAAGGGCAGATATATCAGAACAGGTTCGAAATGTTGGTAAGTAACAGATTTGAATGATCTGTTCACGGCACAGGCATTTCCAGCTTCATTTTACACTATTATCCATCTCTACAGTACCTTGAGAATGTTCCAGACCCAATGAGTGGCAGCTGTATGCCTACAGGATTTCATGGTTTATCTGGTACTTTGCTGTTTTCAGTGCTCTTGACTGATCTAGAGTCTagttcttaatttttcttttaaatagatgGATCTCAGGGTAGGTTTTAGGCGTGTTAAGTGGAAGAAAGGGATGTCCCTTTtggttcttttttgttgttgttttttaaatggaaagacatccttttatttattaaagcTAACAATGCCCATGTAAAACTGTCAGAGACTCTAATTTCATGCCTATTTTAGAGTTGATGTGTTCGAAGACCTTGGTATAGTGCTGAAagtattaaaaagtattttcatttggcGTAATTCTAGGAAGGACAGTTTTGGGCCAgccaaggaaaatgttttttgctGAGGATCATGAACAGAACGAACATACGAGTTTACTGTCTTCATCTACTCAAGACCCAATTTCTGATGCTTCTTCAATGCCATCTTCACCCATGGGTCATTATCAGGGGTTTGGACACACTGTGACACCTCTCACAACACCGACGGCAGCCCCTGCAGTTGATGGTATTTACACTTCTGCTATTCGAGATGCTGAGGAGTCACCTGAACTAGAGCACAGTTCATCAGAGAAAGCTTTGAATAGAAGTTAGACTCACCTTTTCTTTGAATGTGTCAAGGAGTCTGTTACATACTTGCCGCACACCTTCCGTTAAGGTGTACTATTAGTGGTGAAAGTTGAAGAGCGTGGAAAAGCTGCTGCACAGGCAGGAAGAGGATATGGCTGTACCTGACATCTGAATTCTGAATCTATAAAGGATGTGAGTATCTGTGAGTACCCCAGAATAGAAAACACGCACACTGTAAAGATCTCTGCATATGTCTAAGAATCAACTCCTTAACTGCTAAACACTTACACATCATGTCAAAATTACACTGACTTTTATTAATACAAAagaaacattggaaaaaaaaaaaagcttttctaaagcTGAAGTGTAAGTACTACtagcaagggaaaaaataatttcaagaatgTAATTTAAGAAGGGCAGTAGCAAAAATTGTTTGTATTCACGTTGGTTGTCCTCTTAATGATGGTAACTTCCACACCCCAGTGTCGGAATGAGTGTGGGTGAAATGATAACTTCTGTACAGACACCATCTTCTCTTTCCTGCCTAGCTAAATAAACCTCCTTCATTAAGATCATTATTACAGAGCATCAGTAAAGAATCCATATGAAGAAAGCATTCCCTACAGGCCTCGCTAGACAATTCCATGCCCAGAACATACGGTTGATGTATCTGTTGTCTTTGTAGCTCATAATTTGTAAGTTTTTTACATTCAGAAGAGACAGCCAGGATGATAGGTTTTGGATTAATACCTTACACTTGACTACTTTTTTCCTGTCCTTCTAAAATAAGAATAATGGTTATGACCTTAAAATACATGGGGGGGAATAAAGGATGTCAAAAAGGAAGTAGAAAACAAACCTGATTTCTTTATTTTAGGCTGCAATCAATTCTTTAACacttaaaggtttttttaagctgttaaAGCTTGACAACGTATCTGTAGTAATTTGTATTCATAACTTTGTGTGTGGTTATTGTATTATGCTTCTAGTGTAGCCTGGATGCAAATATaatggttgtttttttgttccttcccccccccagaaAAGATCTTTGCTAAGGTAAAACTAAGTATCCAGTTTAATACTGGAGGTACTAGCGTTAGATTTCAGACCAAGTAGTACACTTGTACCAAAATGTTGCTTTGCAAAAACTGACAAAATCAGAGGGGTATTGTTTCTATCCCATTACCAGATTTTTACTACTTTTGCATGTTTGCAAtctgacaaaaacaaaaaaaccctggagcACTGACCTTTTAAGTGAcatctgaagtttcttttccagcATTTTTAGCATTTACAGGATAAATGTTTGACTTCTGGCTGTCATAGTAAATTCAtcttaagtgcttttttttttttttgcagtactAGTGTGATGTAAATATTGCGCCTTACTCACTAGGCTGCATATTTTATAGTTGACTGTACTTGCTGTATCTGAAGTTAGTGGGAAAGTGCAAATCATAATTTTCAATTTGCCAAGTCATTGCCTTTGTTGTAAATAAGCaattaaagattttatttaaactgtttaCCTTCTTTCAATCTGATTTATGGCTATAGTAATTTAAGAGTGTGAATGACCCGTGAATACAACTATCTTCTTCACAGAAGGGGATCCTAAGCATAACCAGTACTAGAGTTTGTGCTGTCAGTATTTTAAGACTTGTACTAAAAAGGGAATTCTTGTTTGAGCTGATGAAGAATCAGAATGTAGTGACTTATGCTTGATTCCAGATATGTTTTTATCCATGTAAAAGCcatgttttaaaaggaaacaacTTGTAAAAGCTCACTTTGCTGCCCACTGCAGTCATTATTAGAATTAATCTGATTTCCTGCATGTATACAGGTAAAAAGGGGCAGTGGTTGAAATAACACTGAAGGATTGGAGCTGCTGGAAGCTAAGGAGCTACCATGCtcttagctttttaaaaatgtcctgtgaagaatttttcttttttgataccTGAAGTTGTGTCTGCCTGGCACAGAGAGGGAAGACTTTGATAGGAAAACAGCTACTGAAGTGTCTGGGTTGCTTCTTTCACAGCATTTCTGGAAAACTAAGTTATTTTATTGTTACTCAGCTATTCTATGTGCACAgtattcctgcttttttttttcctggaggaaaaGTTACTTCTTCATTGCAGCAGCCTACAGGATCATACCATTGCTACTGAATTTCCAAAATACTGAAAGACTTCTATTAACACCTTCCCCCCTcttttgaaaacaacaaaactaaCCCAAGTTTATATAGAAGTTTATTTGCAAATCATCCTTAATCTTTACATTAACCATATTTGTTCCTGCATGGTTTTTATGCCTAATCTTCTCCcagattttaatctgaaattttaaaagcttgctCTTGCCTTATATAACACACTGCTTGAAAACTTAGTAATGGTTATTCTCATCCCTTAACTCTCATTAAGTAAGTAAAGCTTTAACTCTTTTTGCTCTCTTAACTGTCAAAGAGCCTAATCAATATACCTAACCACTAATTAGtgtttttgctttcctcagaggTATTTCAGCATGAAAAGTAAAAACACTTCTCTAAAACTGTACTTTGATGAAAATATGCTGTACCTACTAGGTTTAGTGGTGTCAAACAGCAATTTGATTTTATTGATCAtgctttggggtggggggggaaggagggggtttgttttgtttttttaaaacatgtctcCTAATATAAAACACCTCTGTCCTACTCTAATCCGCTTACATTTTGCTGTGCGTTGTACTGCTTGGATGAAGGATGGTATCCAGTTACTTTATCATCAGGAAAGTTGACGATTATAATCATTACCTCTGTTttggaaaaagataaaataaattggAAACCTTTCCTCCATCCTTCTAGAAAGAGCTTTATTATAGCAGTCTGTCAGGTGCAAATTCAGCTGCAGGCTGGGACAGCCACAGCTCCAGCAGTCCCCGAGATGAAACCAAAAGAGTCTTCTGAGCCCCCTGACCTAACGAAGAGGGCATACAGATCATACATGCAGGGAgattctataaaaataattagtgGATGGCTCTATACAGGCTCCTGTTAAGGAAAGAtcacagaaatgctttttctacACTGAATAAACACAGTATAAAGAAAATTAGCGACAAAATATCTTGCTAACAGTCTCTCTCATAGCTAGAGGTAGAATCAGTGCTGAGAGGCTTTTGTTAATCTTCCATTTGGATACAGATTTACTAGAAGGAACCTGTTACCTGCATTATATTAAAATGCAAAGCTGTAGAAGAGATGCAGGAGTACTGTGGTAACATGTAATATCGTATACCACTTTTCATACAAACAAGACTCCAGGCCCATTATATTACCAGAAATGATTCTGAGGGAATTTCAAGTTTACTAGCTTTACCTTCCACTCTAGAACTTGAGTTATTCAACAACCCTCCTTTACAACTTTTTCTAATTGTCTCCCTGCAATAGAGGTATGTAGGGCACTTGGCACCTGAGAAGCAGAACCCCAGCTTTGTGTCTCAAGACTCTTATCCTGAACAGCCACAGCTGTTTCTTTCTGGTACAGGCATGTGGATGCTTTTCTTCTTACTACAGATGATAGGGTAGCAAAAGAAGCCAGTCCCACTGTGACTACAGTCACTGCAACAGCCAGCAGTCAGGTTTCTGCTGTGGTGAAGACACTACCTCCCCCAGCTGCCTGGTAAGATACCCTTCCCAGGGCAAGGTGTAGTCCATCAGTGGAACTTAAGCATCTACTATTAAAGCAACAACAGTAAATAAACTTTAGACTTTAATATAAATTAACATCAGGGATGTTACGCACAGTCAAGTCACAGGTAATTAACCACAGATCAGTTTACACAGGGCATTCTTTGCCGTTTAACCGTAATGCTAATATTGCTTTTATGGTGTTGAACATCAAGCACGAGTTCATCTCCAACCTGAACTTGGATGGGCTTATCGAGAACAACTGCAGCTTGTTTCCAGTGTGAGGACTCATCGGATGTATTCAAGCTGTGGTCTTCGTCCAGATGTATGTGATACCAGAAGGGAATTGCAGTCACTTGGCCAGACttacaaatctgtattttaaatatttgtaggTACAAGTTTAATCAGTTAAACCCTttctaaagaagaaagaaaagaaaagccattcAAACCATTTCAATCCATTTCAGAGATACCTGCAGACAAGTAAATGCTGTGTTGGAATTTTCAGTCAAGGTGAGCAatgaagcagcagctctgaggaacAGCAGTTAAGCATGCTTCTCACTTCACCTACACACGACTCACCTTCACTTCTCTGCTGGAGCTGTTCAACAGAGGGTTCATGAGATCTAGCCTTAAAAGCTCCACTGGCTTGCTCAAGGGTAGACACGGTAATGTAGAGAGATCCAAATACACACGGACAGGCACCTAAGAGTACACAGACCATAACTTCAGGCATCAATAGccattaaaaagtgaaaagttaAAAGGTTTAATCATAATGCAAAAGTTTCTAGGAATTGCTGTAATGCCTGTAAGTGACAGCCAAAATGCAAAATACACCCCTCTAATCCCTTCTGAAATGTGACTGTTGGGATACCAACAGTGagcagcatcctggcttgtgtcagcactagtgtggccagcaggagcagggaggtgacagtccccctgtgctctgcactggtgaggccacacctggaggttgt of the Athene noctua chromosome 4, bAthNoc1.hap1.1, whole genome shotgun sequence genome contains:
- the TMEM184C gene encoding transmembrane protein 184C isoform X2; translation: MPCTCGNWRRWIRPLVVLLYIVGLLVVVPLCVWELQKLEVGIHTKAWFIAGIFLLMTIPISLWGILQHLVHYTQPELQKPIIRILWMVPIYSLDSWIALKYPNIAIYVDTCRECYEAYVIYNFMVFLSNYLTNRYPNLVLIIEAKDQQRHLPPLCCCPSWAMGEICELVGVYDEGNFSFNNAWTYLVILNNMSQLFAMYCLVLFYKVLREELNPIQPVGKFLCVKMVVFVSFWQAVLIALLVKVGVISEKHTWEWQSVEAVATGLQDFIICVEMFLAAIAHHYSFSYKPYVQEAEEGSCFDSFLAMWDISDIRADISEQVRNVGRTVLGQPRKMFFAEDHEQNEHTSLLSSSTQDPISDASSMPSSPMGHYQGFGHTVTPLTTPTAAPAVDGIYTSAIRDAEESPELEHSSSEKALNRS
- the TMEM184C gene encoding transmembrane protein 184C isoform X1, which gives rise to MPCTCGNWRRWIRPLVVLLYIVGLLVVVPLCVWELQKLEVGIHTKAWFIAGIFLLMTIPISLWGILQHLVHYTQPELQKPIIRILWMVPIYSLDSWIALKYPNIAIYVDTCRECYEAYVIYNFMVFLSNYLTNRYPNLVLIIEAKDQQRHLPPLCCCPSWAMGEVLLFRCKLGVLQYTVVRPFTTIIALICELVGVYDEGNFSFNNAWTYLVILNNMSQLFAMYCLVLFYKVLREELNPIQPVGKFLCVKMVVFVSFWQAVLIALLVKVGVISEKHTWEWQSVEAVATGLQDFIICVEMFLAAIAHHYSFSYKPYVQEAEEGSCFDSFLAMWDISDIRADISEQVRNVGRTVLGQPRKMFFAEDHEQNEHTSLLSSSTQDPISDASSMPSSPMGHYQGFGHTVTPLTTPTAAPAVDGIYTSAIRDAEESPELEHSSSEKALNRS